The Candidatus Micropelagos thuwalensis genome has a window encoding:
- the topA gene encoding type I DNA topoisomerase, with amino-acid sequence MDLVIVESPAKAKTINKYLGNDYKVLASFGHVRDLPEKNGSVDPDEEFSMIWEVQSASGQRLNEIADYLKKSDRLILATDPDREGEAISWHVLEVMREKGVLDGKQIQRVVFNAITRNAVTEAMNHPRELDEKLVHAYLARRALDYLVGFNLSPVLWRKLPGARSAGRVQSVALKLICERELEIEKFIPREYWSVSADFTTQNGDKLPTRLTLLKGGKVEKFTLTNEAEAMAAKDAIETGRFKVNRIESKPGQRNPSAPFTTSTLQQEAARKLGFNAKRTMQIAQLLYQGIEIDGEATGLITYMRTDGTQIAPEAVTETRDVIKADFGPDYLPEKAREYQTKAANAQEAHEAIRPTSLTRRPEYIASTLDVDQAKLYELIWKRTMASQMENARVQRTTIDITDESEATGLRASGTVITFPGFLKLYEEGKDDEKSDKEEEQTLPQVIEGIPLDLQKVSPDQHFTEPPPRFSEATLVKKMEELGIGRPSTYASVLSVLRDRDYVFMDRNRFHPQDKGRLVTSFLESFFNQYVEYDFTAALEGDLDKVSNGDLDYKDVLRKFWENFSYSVDSTMEIRNTQILDKMNEVLGPHIFKDTGDGDPRICPKCNEGELSLKTGKFGAFVGCTRYPECRFTRPFAQAEGREGDIERELGNDPETGLIVYLKDGRFGPYIQLGDAGEDNEKPKRSGLPKDMRPADMTLDYALRLLSLPRLVGKHPETGEDITADLGRYGPYLKHGKQSASLETIDEIFEIGVNRAVTVIAEKKSKAPARGSSVIKELGEHPDDGKPVNIMNGRYGPYVKHNKINATIPKDEDPDSVTLERALELIAARAAKAGAGKKKAKKS; translated from the coding sequence ATGGACCTTGTCATTGTCGAGTCACCGGCCAAAGCAAAAACCATCAATAAGTATTTGGGGAACGACTATAAAGTCCTTGCCTCCTTTGGTCATGTGCGCGATTTGCCTGAAAAAAACGGTTCGGTTGATCCGGATGAAGAATTTTCCATGATCTGGGAAGTTCAGTCAGCTTCAGGGCAGCGTCTGAACGAAATCGCAGATTATCTTAAAAAATCCGATCGCCTTATTCTTGCAACCGACCCAGACAGAGAAGGTGAAGCAATTAGTTGGCATGTTTTAGAGGTCATGCGAGAAAAGGGGGTTCTTGACGGCAAACAAATCCAGCGCGTTGTATTCAACGCCATCACGCGCAATGCTGTTACAGAAGCGATGAACCACCCGCGTGAACTGGATGAAAAGCTTGTCCACGCCTATCTGGCTAGGCGCGCCCTTGATTATCTGGTTGGGTTTAACCTATCGCCTGTTCTTTGGCGCAAGCTACCCGGCGCGCGTTCCGCAGGCCGTGTGCAATCCGTTGCGTTGAAGCTAATTTGTGAGCGCGAACTGGAAATTGAAAAATTTATCCCGCGTGAATACTGGTCCGTATCCGCTGATTTCACCACACAAAACGGGGACAAACTGCCAACACGTCTAACGCTTTTAAAGGGCGGCAAGGTTGAGAAATTCACCCTTACCAATGAAGCTGAGGCTATGGCAGCCAAGGATGCTATTGAAACCGGGCGCTTTAAAGTCAACCGCATTGAAAGTAAGCCAGGGCAGAGAAACCCCTCTGCACCTTTCACAACTTCAACCTTGCAACAGGAAGCGGCGAGAAAACTCGGCTTTAACGCCAAACGCACTATGCAAATTGCCCAACTTCTTTATCAGGGCATTGAAATTGACGGCGAAGCCACTGGCCTCATTACTTATATGAGAACAGATGGCACGCAAATCGCACCTGAAGCGGTTACTGAAACAAGGGATGTCATTAAGGCCGACTTTGGGCCAGATTATCTACCTGAAAAGGCTAGAGAGTATCAAACTAAAGCCGCCAACGCACAGGAAGCGCACGAGGCTATTCGCCCGACATCGCTGACTAGACGCCCAGAATATATTGCTTCTACATTAGATGTTGATCAGGCTAAGCTTTATGAGCTCATCTGGAAACGCACCATGGCAAGCCAGATGGAAAACGCACGTGTGCAACGTACAACCATCGACATTACTGATGAGTCCGAAGCTACTGGTTTGCGCGCCAGTGGGACGGTAATTACCTTCCCGGGCTTTTTGAAACTCTATGAAGAAGGCAAGGATGACGAAAAGTCCGATAAAGAGGAAGAACAGACATTACCTCAGGTGATAGAGGGCATACCTCTTGATTTACAAAAAGTATCGCCCGATCAACACTTTACTGAGCCTCCACCCCGCTTTAGCGAAGCTACATTGGTGAAAAAAATGGAAGAGTTGGGCATTGGCCGTCCGTCCACCTATGCAAGTGTTTTGAGTGTATTGCGTGACAGAGATTATGTTTTTATGGATCGCAACCGTTTCCATCCTCAGGATAAAGGACGCCTCGTTACCTCCTTTCTGGAAAGTTTTTTCAACCAATATGTTGAATATGATTTTACGGCAGCCCTGGAAGGGGATCTCGATAAAGTCTCAAATGGTGACCTCGACTATAAGGATGTCCTGAGAAAGTTCTGGGAGAATTTCTCATACAGCGTGGACTCAACCATGGAGATTAGAAACACTCAAATTCTCGACAAAATGAACGAGGTACTCGGCCCGCATATTTTCAAGGATACCGGAGACGGAGACCCACGTATTTGCCCGAAATGTAACGAGGGTGAGTTAAGCCTGAAAACAGGTAAGTTCGGTGCTTTTGTGGGGTGTACACGTTACCCAGAATGTCGCTTCACGCGTCCTTTTGCACAGGCTGAAGGCCGAGAAGGTGATATTGAGCGCGAGCTCGGCAACGATCCTGAAACTGGATTAATTGTTTATCTCAAGGACGGACGCTTCGGGCCTTATATTCAACTTGGTGATGCGGGCGAGGATAATGAAAAACCTAAACGCTCCGGTTTGCCAAAAGATATGAGACCCGCCGATATGACGTTAGACTATGCGTTGCGTCTGCTCTCCCTGCCCCGCCTTGTCGGCAAACACCCTGAAACCGGCGAAGATATAACCGCTGATCTGGGACGTTACGGGCCTTATTTAAAACATGGCAAACAATCAGCCAGCCTTGAGACAATTGATGAGATTTTCGAGATTGGTGTAAACCGTGCAGTAACGGTTATTGCTGAAAAGAAATCTAAAGCCCCTGCACGCGGGAGTTCTGTGATTAAAGAACTGGGTGAACATCCTGATGACGGCAAACCCGTCAACATAATGAATGGGCGTTATGGACCCTATGTGAAGCATAACAAAATCAACGCGACAATCCCTAAAGACGAAGACCCCGACTCTGTTACGCTGGAACGTGCTTTGGAACTTATCGCCGCACGCGCTGCAAAGGCGGGGGCTGGTAAGAAAAAAGCAAAGAAATCGTAA
- a CDS encoding thermonuclease family protein has translation MVSVVFSGVLYTAVLLGCYDGDTCTLSFQEAPPFLATQKVRFVDFDTPELGSAKCVSERKLAEKARKLTQEFLEKQGLLYTDGKRGKYGRLLVSAPDLRDTLISKKLARAYSGGKRSGWCD, from the coding sequence ATGGTGAGTGTTGTTTTTTCTGGTGTTCTGTACACGGCGGTTTTGCTTGGGTGCTATGATGGCGATACGTGCACTCTAAGCTTTCAAGAAGCACCGCCTTTTCTCGCAACACAAAAAGTTCGATTTGTTGATTTTGATACTCCGGAATTGGGTAGTGCAAAATGTGTGTCAGAAAGAAAGCTTGCGGAAAAAGCGCGTAAATTGACTCAAGAGTTTTTGGAAAAGCAAGGGCTTTTATATACAGACGGCAAACGAGGTAAATATGGTCGATTACTGGTATCTGCTCCAGATTTACGCGACACGCTTATTTCCAAAAAACTCGCTCGCGCATATAGTGGGGGCAAAAGAAGCGGTTGGTGTGATTAG
- the plsY gene encoding glycerol-3-phosphate 1-O-acyltransferase PlsY, with translation MTEIEIIFAFILLGYLIGSFPSGLVYTRLSGMEDIRTIGSGNIGATNVLRTGNKKIALATLFTDMLKGIATILIAKHFLSDNEAAFIGMAAFLGHIYPIWLKFKGGKGVATYIGVLAGLSIWAVTSFAIIWLAMAWLFRYSSLAALTASLAVPVIFYLQPESQNIAAISLVMTFIVFFKHLENIQRLWKGEETKIGNT, from the coding sequence ATGACTGAGATAGAAATCATCTTTGCATTTATTCTTTTGGGATATCTTATCGGCTCTTTCCCCTCTGGTTTGGTTTACACGCGCCTTTCCGGTATGGAAGATATCCGCACTATCGGTTCGGGTAATATCGGCGCGACCAATGTTTTAAGAACCGGCAACAAAAAAATCGCGCTGGCAACGTTATTTACTGACATGCTTAAAGGTATTGCCACTATTCTTATAGCAAAACATTTTTTGTCAGATAACGAGGCAGCCTTTATCGGCATGGCGGCATTTTTGGGGCATATCTATCCAATCTGGCTAAAATTTAAAGGCGGAAAAGGTGTCGCGACTTATATCGGGGTTCTTGCTGGTCTATCAATCTGGGCGGTAACGAGTTTCGCAATTATATGGCTGGCAATGGCATGGTTGTTTAGATACTCATCACTTGCGGCTTTAACAGCAAGTCTGGCTGTTCCTGTGATTTTTTATCTCCAACCGGAATCGCAAAATATTGCCGCAATAAGTCTAGTGATGACATTTATTGTTTTTTTCAAGCATCTTGAAAACATTCAACGCTTGTGGAAGGGTGAAGAAACCAAAATTGGTAACACCTAA
- the pyrC gene encoding dihydroorotase, translating into MRAISNTRLFDPASNLDEIGNILFNEEGIIACGKDIPLPQDVTTIDGTGLVTTPGLVDMQVFIGEPGGEYRETLATASQAAAAGGVTTMIMMPDTQPVIDDAALVDYISRRARGTALVNVYPMAGITKGLDGEMMNEFGLLHEAGAVAFTDGSRSVMNARIMQKAMSYAANFNALIMHHAIDTNLVGEGVMNESELAIRLGLSGIPVIAETIMIERDIRLVEATGARYHIAQISSRKSIDIVRQAKDKGLPVTCGVSSNHLMLNQNDVENYRTFAKLMPPLRTEEDRQALIEAIADGTIDVIVSGHNPQGEDAKRRPFGEAEFGSIGVETLLAAGLTLHHEVKVPLTRLIEAMSTTPSRLLGLSAGTLSIGHPADLILIDIDAPWIVDADNLHSRSRNAAIEGRKVQGKVTETIVSGKTVFSNND; encoded by the coding sequence ATGCGTGCGATATCAAATACCCGTCTTTTTGACCCGGCCTCCAACCTCGACGAGATAGGAAACATCTTGTTTAATGAGGAAGGTATTATTGCCTGCGGAAAAGATATCCCCCTTCCCCAAGACGTCACGACAATAGATGGTACTGGGCTGGTTACAACACCGGGGCTTGTAGACATGCAGGTCTTTATTGGCGAACCGGGCGGGGAATATCGTGAAACACTTGCCACCGCATCACAAGCTGCAGCAGCAGGCGGCGTCACCACCATGATTATGATGCCGGATACGCAACCCGTCATTGATGACGCCGCGCTCGTTGATTACATCTCGCGTCGCGCACGTGGCACAGCACTGGTAAATGTGTACCCCATGGCAGGCATCACCAAAGGGTTAGACGGTGAAATGATGAATGAGTTTGGCTTGTTACATGAAGCTGGTGCGGTTGCCTTTACGGATGGAAGCCGTAGCGTCATGAATGCCCGCATCATGCAAAAGGCAATGAGCTATGCGGCTAATTTTAATGCGCTAATTATGCATCACGCCATTGACACTAATCTTGTTGGCGAAGGGGTAATGAATGAAAGCGAGCTTGCAATCCGCTTGGGTCTGTCAGGCATCCCCGTTATTGCCGAAACAATTATGATTGAAAGAGATATCCGCTTGGTAGAAGCCACCGGAGCAAGATATCACATCGCGCAAATTTCATCGCGAAAGAGTATCGATATTGTCCGCCAAGCTAAAGATAAAGGTCTTCCGGTGACATGCGGAGTCTCATCAAATCATCTGATGCTCAATCAAAATGATGTCGAAAATTATCGAACTTTCGCGAAATTAATGCCACCGCTTCGGACGGAAGAAGATCGCCAAGCGTTGATTGAAGCGATTGCGGACGGAACAATTGATGTGATTGTCTCTGGCCATAACCCACAAGGTGAAGACGCAAAAAGAAGACCTTTTGGGGAAGCGGAATTTGGCTCGATAGGGGTCGAAACGCTGCTCGCTGCTGGATTAACACTGCATCACGAGGTTAAAGTCCCGCTCACCCGCCTTATTGAAGCCATGAGCACGACACCGTCGCGACTACTCGGGCTTTCTGCGGGTACACTGTCAATCGGTCACCCTGCAGATTTGATTCTTATTGATATTGACGCACCTTGGATTGTTGACGCGGACAACCTCCATTCACGATCTAGAAATGCGGCAATTGAAGGTCGGAAAGTTCAGGGAAAAGTCACAGAAACGATTGTTTCCGGCAAAACTGTTTTTAGTAATAATGACTGA
- a CDS encoding aspartate carbamoyltransferase catalytic subunit, which translates to MTGTSEPSAFEGFPGRHLLGIEGLSPLEIDYLLNLADDYVELNRRADKKNDILRGRTQINLFFESSTRTQSSFELAGKRLGADVMNMNLSASSINKGETLVDTAVTLNAMNPDLLVVRHGSSGAVNLLSQKVSCAVLNAGDGSHEHPTQALLDALTIRRAKGKLQGLRIAICGDIIHSRVARSNILLLQAMGATVNLVGPRTMLPKSFENLGVHCFHDMKSGLHECDIVMMLRIQNERMDGAYIPSVREYFHLYGLDYEKLKFAKEDALVMHPGPMNRGVEIDSILADDPERSLIAEQVEMGVAVRMAVLEALAKNLPNGSGNRGDA; encoded by the coding sequence ATGACTGGTACGTCCGAACCATCAGCCTTTGAGGGCTTCCCCGGCCGACATCTTCTCGGCATAGAAGGGCTTTCTCCTTTAGAAATTGATTATCTGCTTAATCTTGCTGACGACTATGTCGAGTTGAACAGGCGTGCTGATAAAAAGAATGATATTCTTCGAGGGCGCACTCAAATCAATTTATTTTTTGAAAGTTCCACCCGCACCCAGAGCTCATTTGAACTTGCCGGCAAGCGACTTGGTGCGGATGTCATGAATATGAACCTTTCCGCTTCCTCTATTAATAAAGGTGAAACACTTGTCGATACGGCTGTGACACTGAACGCCATGAATCCTGATTTGCTGGTTGTCCGGCACGGATCTTCTGGAGCTGTGAACCTACTATCGCAAAAAGTTTCCTGCGCTGTCCTCAATGCAGGGGATGGATCGCATGAACACCCAACGCAAGCCCTACTGGACGCCCTAACTATTCGGCGTGCAAAAGGTAAACTTCAGGGCCTCCGCATCGCTATATGTGGCGACATTATCCATTCCCGTGTTGCCCGATCAAATATTCTCTTGCTGCAAGCTATGGGCGCGACTGTAAATCTGGTCGGGCCTCGTACCATGCTCCCAAAGAGTTTTGAAAATCTTGGCGTCCACTGCTTCCATGACATGAAATCAGGCCTTCATGAATGCGATATTGTTATGATGCTCCGCATCCAAAATGAACGTATGGATGGGGCTTATATCCCTTCTGTGCGTGAATATTTCCATCTCTACGGGCTGGATTATGAGAAGCTTAAATTCGCCAAAGAAGACGCGCTCGTTATGCACCCCGGCCCGATGAACAGAGGTGTTGAGATTGACAGCATCCTTGCCGATGACCCCGAGAGAAGCTTAATTGCCGAGCAGGTTGAAATGGGGGTCGCAGTTCGCATGGCCGTATTGGAAGCATTGGCTAAAAATCTGCCGAATGGATCAGGAAATAGGGGAGACGCTTAA
- the ruvX gene encoding Holliday junction resolvase RuvX, with protein MPILEDPKTLPQFIESGQKLMGLDLGTKTIGLAVSDTRFKIATPLETIKRNKFTKDTQALRAFEATHNIGALVIGLPLNMDGSEGPRVQASRAFARNLLLQKDQPIVFWDERLSTSAVTRTLIDADMSRAKRANVVDKMAAAYILQGVLDLLNN; from the coding sequence ATGCCTATTCTGGAAGACCCCAAAACCTTGCCGCAATTTATCGAGTCCGGTCAAAAACTTATGGGGCTTGACTTGGGCACCAAAACCATTGGCCTCGCTGTCAGCGACACTAGGTTTAAAATCGCCACCCCACTTGAGACCATCAAGCGCAACAAGTTTACAAAAGATACGCAAGCTCTGCGAGCCTTCGAAGCAACGCATAATATCGGCGCCCTAGTGATTGGCTTGCCTTTAAATATGGATGGCAGTGAAGGGCCAAGAGTTCAGGCAAGTAGAGCATTTGCCAGAAATCTTCTTCTACAAAAAGACCAGCCTATCGTGTTTTGGGACGAAAGGCTCTCCACTTCTGCCGTGACTCGCACACTTATTGACGCGGATATGAGCCGCGCAAAGCGGGCAAATGTCGTCGATAAAATGGCCGCCGCTTATATTTTGCAGGGCGTTTTAGATTTACTGAATAATTAA
- the gatC gene encoding Asp-tRNA(Asn)/Glu-tRNA(Gln) amidotransferase subunit GatC — MSVDDKTVHRIARLARIAVPEEEIASLGTELNTIIGFIEQLSEVNTDDILPMTAVVETEIKRREDAVTDGGYVHDVTANAPASDDDYFAVPKVVE, encoded by the coding sequence ATGTCTGTTGATGATAAGACCGTTCACCGGATCGCCCGGTTGGCAAGAATTGCCGTTCCCGAAGAAGAGATTGCTTCGCTCGGAACGGAACTTAATACAATTATCGGATTTATCGAGCAACTTAGCGAGGTAAATACTGATGATATTTTGCCAATGACCGCTGTTGTAGAAACCGAAATTAAGCGGCGCGAGGATGCGGTCACGGATGGTGGTTACGTTCACGATGTCACAGCTAATGCGCCTGCCAGTGACGATGATTATTTTGCCGTTCCAAAAGTGGTGGAGTAA
- the gatA gene encoding Asp-tRNA(Asn)/Glu-tRNA(Gln) amidotransferase subunit GatA, protein MSASKLTELSLAEARDGLRRKDFTSVELTQEHIAAMEAGRKLNAVILETPAKALDMAKTSDTKLSTGDGGALEGLPIGVKDLFCTKGVRTTACSKILGDFTPPYESTVTQNLWDAGAVHLGKLNNDEFAMGSSNETSCFGPVNNPWRNKDKETNLVPGGSSGGSSASVAAHIGVAATATDTGGSIRQPAAFTGTVGLKPTYGRCSRWGIVAFASSLDQAGPITRTVRDSAIMLGAMAGHDAKDTTSIDAPVPDYEAALGADLKGKKVGIPKEYRIDGMSGEIEALWQQGIDWLKDAGAEIVDVSLPHTKYALPAYYIIAPAEASSNLARYDGVRYGTRLEGENLIDMYEKTRGAGFGAEVRRRIMIGTYVLSAGYYDAYYLKALKVRRLISDDFKLAFEKCDVLLTPATPSSAFAIGENLDDPLAMYMNDVFTVTVNLAGLPGISVPAGLDAQGLPLGLQLIGQPFGEEALLGMAEKIEQAAGFDARPDVWWE, encoded by the coding sequence ATGAGCGCTTCTAAACTCACAGAATTATCACTTGCTGAAGCTCGCGATGGGCTTCGCCGGAAAGACTTTACTTCTGTAGAACTTACACAAGAGCATATTGCGGCGATGGAAGCCGGTCGGAAGCTCAACGCTGTTATTCTTGAAACGCCCGCAAAGGCGCTAGATATGGCAAAGACCTCTGACACCAAGCTCTCAACCGGTGACGGTGGCGCGCTTGAAGGACTGCCGATTGGTGTAAAGGATTTATTCTGTACGAAAGGTGTACGCACAACAGCCTGCTCAAAAATTCTGGGCGATTTCACCCCCCCTTATGAAAGTACGGTTACACAAAATTTATGGGATGCGGGTGCGGTTCATCTTGGCAAGCTTAACAATGATGAATTCGCCATGGGTTCGTCAAATGAGACATCCTGCTTCGGGCCAGTGAACAATCCTTGGCGTAATAAAGACAAGGAAACAAATCTCGTTCCAGGTGGGTCATCGGGCGGGTCATCAGCTTCGGTTGCCGCGCATATTGGCGTAGCGGCTACCGCGACAGACACAGGGGGATCCATTAGGCAACCGGCTGCTTTTACGGGGACCGTCGGGTTGAAGCCAACCTATGGCAGATGCTCCCGTTGGGGTATTGTCGCTTTCGCATCCTCTCTGGATCAGGCTGGTCCTATTACCCGAACAGTAAGAGACTCAGCCATCATGCTCGGTGCAATGGCTGGGCATGACGCAAAGGACACCACATCAATTGATGCGCCTGTGCCGGATTACGAAGCAGCTCTTGGCGCTGACTTAAAAGGCAAAAAAGTCGGAATTCCGAAAGAGTACAGAATTGATGGGATGTCAGGTGAAATTGAGGCGCTTTGGCAACAAGGCATTGATTGGTTGAAAGATGCCGGTGCGGAAATTGTTGACGTCAGCTTGCCACATACAAAATATGCGCTTCCAGCTTACTACATTATTGCGCCTGCTGAAGCATCATCCAACTTAGCACGCTATGATGGCGTAAGATATGGCACGCGGCTTGAGGGCGAGAACCTCATTGATATGTATGAAAAAACCCGAGGCGCAGGTTTTGGAGCTGAAGTCCGCCGCCGTATTATGATTGGCACTTATGTGCTTTCTGCTGGGTATTATGATGCCTACTATCTCAAGGCTCTGAAAGTTAGACGTCTTATATCTGATGATTTTAAGCTGGCTTTTGAGAAATGTGATGTCCTGCTAACACCGGCAACGCCATCCTCGGCATTTGCGATTGGTGAAAATCTCGATGATCCACTGGCTATGTATATGAATGATGTATTCACAGTTACGGTTAATCTTGCGGGTCTACCGGGAATTTCTGTTCCAGCTGGTCTTGATGCGCAGGGTCTGCCACTGGGCCTACAACTCATTGGTCAGCCTTTCGGAGAAGAGGCCCTGTTGGGGATGGCCGAAAAAATTGAACAGGCTGCCGGGTTTGATGCCCGTCCTGATGTCTGGTGGGAATAG
- the gatB gene encoding Asp-tRNA(Asn)/Glu-tRNA(Gln) amidotransferase subunit GatB — protein MSEATNDNLISGVTGDWEVVLGLEVHAQVLSQAKLFSGAATEYGAEPNTQVSLVDAAMPGMLPVINWKCVEQAVRTGLGLRAQINNYSVFDRKNYFYPDLPQGYQISQFLQPVVGEGEIIIDLEDGSTKTVGIERLHLEQDAGKSLHDQHPDLSFVDLNRSGVALMEIVSRPDMRSSAEAQAYVKKLRAILRYLGTCDGNMEQGSLRADVNVSVRKQGDPLGTRCEIKNVNSIRFIGQAIEYEARRQIAIIEDGGTIDQETRLFDPKNGETRSMRTKEEAHDYRYFPDPDLLPLTFSQDFVDEIAATLPELPDDKKARFMTDYGLSAYDAGILVAEAESAAYFEAAATGRDAKAVANMVIGSLFAGLNKAGLNINDSPVSPENLGALVDLLSDDTISSRIAKDVFEMMFEDGPDQGKAPSVIVEEKGLKQVTDTGAIEAAVDEVLAANPDKVAQAKEKPKMAGWFVGQVMQSTGGKANPQSVNKLVLQKLGIEE, from the coding sequence ATGAGTGAAGCAACTAATGATAATTTAATCAGTGGCGTAACTGGAGATTGGGAAGTTGTTCTCGGTCTGGAGGTGCATGCCCAAGTGCTGTCACAGGCTAAGTTGTTTTCTGGCGCGGCGACTGAGTACGGCGCTGAACCGAATACGCAGGTCTCTTTAGTGGATGCGGCGATGCCCGGCATGTTGCCAGTGATTAATTGGAAATGTGTTGAGCAGGCCGTTCGAACAGGCCTCGGGTTAAGAGCCCAGATCAATAATTATTCTGTCTTTGACCGAAAGAATTATTTTTATCCTGATCTGCCGCAAGGCTATCAGATTTCGCAATTTCTCCAGCCTGTTGTGGGGGAGGGAGAAATCATTATTGATCTTGAAGACGGGTCAACAAAGACAGTCGGTATTGAACGGCTTCATCTTGAGCAAGATGCGGGTAAATCTCTACATGACCAACACCCTGATTTAAGCTTTGTCGATTTAAATCGATCCGGCGTGGCACTTATGGAAATTGTTTCGCGTCCCGATATGCGTTCTTCTGCTGAGGCGCAAGCTTATGTAAAAAAACTCCGCGCGATATTGCGTTATCTTGGAACTTGTGACGGCAATATGGAGCAGGGTAGCTTACGTGCCGATGTGAATGTTTCCGTGCGAAAACAAGGTGACCCTCTTGGGACGCGTTGTGAAATTAAAAATGTGAATTCTATTCGCTTTATCGGGCAGGCAATTGAATATGAGGCGCGTCGCCAAATCGCCATTATAGAAGATGGTGGTACGATTGATCAGGAGACACGTCTTTTTGATCCTAAAAATGGCGAAACCCGCTCCATGCGCACAAAAGAAGAAGCGCATGATTATAGATATTTCCCTGACCCTGATTTATTGCCTTTGACATTCTCTCAGGATTTTGTCGACGAGATTGCAGCGACTCTCCCGGAGTTACCCGATGATAAAAAGGCCAGGTTTATGACTGACTATGGTTTGTCTGCTTATGATGCGGGGATACTCGTCGCTGAGGCCGAAAGCGCAGCTTATTTTGAAGCGGCAGCAACGGGACGGGATGCTAAAGCTGTTGCAAATATGGTCATTGGCAGTCTGTTTGCTGGGTTGAACAAAGCTGGTTTGAATATTAACGATAGTCCGGTTAGCCCAGAAAATTTAGGCGCACTTGTGGATCTTCTTTCAGACGATACCATTTCCAGCCGTATCGCAAAGGATGTGTTTGAAATGATGTTTGAGGATGGGCCAGATCAAGGCAAAGCCCCTTCGGTTATTGTTGAGGAGAAGGGGTTAAAGCAAGTCACCGATACCGGCGCCATTGAAGCGGCAGTTGACGAGGTGCTGGCGGCTAATCCAGATAAGGTCGCACAAGCCAAAGAAAAGCCAAAAATGGCTGGCTGGTTTGTCGGTCAGGTTATGCAGTCAACAGGCGGTAAAGCTAATCCGCAATCGGTTAACAAATTGGTTCTCCAAAAACTCGGCATTGAAGAATAG